From Sporosarcina sp. Marseille-Q4943, the proteins below share one genomic window:
- a CDS encoding aspartate carbamoyltransferase catalytic subunit, with product MKNLLSMKDLSIDEITTILDRAEILKQYGIRELPEKYMVSNLFFEPSTRTKMSFEVAERKLGLETIPFEAGSSSALKGESLYDTLRTLEEIGMDVVVIRHPEERYYEDLVGKVNLAIINGGDGSGQHPTQSLLDLFTIKEAFGGFKGLNVLIVGDIAHSRVAKSNADALTMLGANVTFLCPSEWAGDFPSVCEWDGVIEESDVVMLLRVQHERHDGESRFTKEEYHQRFGLTVEREKMMKPGSIIMHPAPVNRDVEIAGSLVEGRRSRIYKQVENGVYIRAAILEVLLKGRELTWRKSLRVPMY from the coding sequence ATGAAAAACCTGTTGTCAATGAAGGATTTATCAATCGATGAAATTACGACCATTTTGGATCGAGCAGAAATTCTCAAGCAGTATGGCATCCGCGAATTACCCGAAAAATATATGGTTAGCAATCTATTCTTTGAACCGAGCACAAGAACAAAAATGAGCTTTGAAGTGGCGGAGCGGAAATTAGGTCTTGAAACAATCCCTTTTGAAGCAGGTTCTTCGAGTGCCCTTAAAGGTGAAAGCTTATATGACACGCTTCGGACACTAGAAGAAATCGGTATGGATGTAGTCGTTATTAGACATCCGGAAGAACGCTATTACGAAGATCTGGTTGGAAAAGTGAATTTGGCAATTATTAACGGCGGAGACGGATCGGGGCAACATCCAACTCAATCTCTACTGGATCTGTTCACGATAAAAGAAGCGTTTGGCGGTTTCAAAGGACTCAATGTGCTTATTGTGGGCGACATCGCCCATAGCAGGGTCGCAAAATCGAATGCGGATGCTCTTACAATGCTCGGTGCAAATGTAACATTCCTATGTCCTTCCGAGTGGGCAGGCGATTTTCCTTCTGTATGTGAGTGGGATGGAGTAATCGAAGAGAGTGATGTTGTCATGCTGCTGAGGGTCCAGCATGAGAGACATGATGGTGAATCTAGATTTACGAAAGAGGAATATCATCAAAGATTTGGGCTGACAGTGGAAAGGGAAAAAATGATGAAGCCTGGATCAATTATCATGCATCCTGCGCCAGTGAATCGGGATGTAGAAATAGCCGGAAGTCTAGTTGAGGGCAGACGTTCTAGAATTTACAAACAAGTTGAAAACGGCGTATACATACGCGCTGCAATTTTAGAAGTACTATTGAAAGGAAGGGAATTGACATGGAGAAAATCATTAAGAGTGCCTATGTATTGA
- a CDS encoding dihydroorotate dehydrogenase — protein sequence MNRLAVELPGLQLKNPIMPASGCFGFGKEYGNLYDLSLLGAIMIKATTLETRFGNPTPRVAETASGMLNAIGLQNPGLQGVMDNELPWLEQYDVPIIANVAGTETADYVEVAKTISTAPNVKALELNISCPNVKCGGITFGTDPQQAHDLTAAVKEVSEVPVYVKLSPNVTDIKEIAKAVEAGGADGITMINTLVGMRLDQKTGRPIIANITGGLSGPAVKPVAIKMVYEVSQVVQIPIIGMGGVAETADVIDFLSAGASAVAVGTANFVDPFICPKIIEELPAKLDELGVNHIAELVGRSHRL from the coding sequence ATGAATAGATTGGCAGTGGAATTGCCTGGGTTGCAATTGAAAAATCCGATCATGCCAGCATCCGGTTGTTTTGGATTTGGCAAGGAATACGGGAATTTATATGATCTGTCGCTTCTAGGCGCCATTATGATCAAGGCGACGACACTTGAAACGCGTTTCGGCAATCCGACTCCTCGTGTTGCAGAAACGGCGTCAGGCATGTTGAACGCTATCGGCTTACAAAATCCCGGCTTGCAAGGCGTCATGGACAATGAACTTCCTTGGCTGGAACAGTACGATGTGCCAATCATTGCGAATGTTGCAGGGACAGAAACAGCGGATTATGTTGAGGTGGCAAAAACAATTTCGACTGCTCCGAATGTGAAAGCACTGGAATTGAATATTTCTTGCCCGAATGTGAAGTGTGGCGGCATCACGTTCGGAACAGATCCGCAGCAAGCACATGATTTAACGGCAGCAGTAAAAGAAGTGTCCGAAGTGCCTGTATATGTGAAGCTCTCCCCGAACGTCACAGATATAAAAGAGATTGCAAAAGCGGTGGAAGCTGGCGGAGCAGATGGCATTACGATGATCAATACACTTGTCGGCATGCGACTTGATCAAAAAACAGGACGTCCAATCATTGCAAATATAACAGGCGGTTTGTCAGGCCCCGCCGTCAAGCCGGTCGCCATCAAAATGGTGTATGAAGTGAGCCAAGTCGTACAAATTCCGATCATCGGCATGGGCGGAGTCGCCGAAACAGCAGATGTCATCGATTTCCTATCGGCAGGTGCGAGTGCGGTAGCTGTCGGGACGGCCAATTTCGTGGACCCGTTCATCTGCCCGAAAATCATTGAGGAGCTCCCGGCAAAATTGGATGAGCTTGGAGTTAATCATATAGCAGAGCTTGTAGGAAGGAGCCACCGATTATGA
- the lspA gene encoding signal peptidase II — translation MILYYGLAIFLILLDQLTKWLVVQNMNLGERIPIAEPYLALLSHRNKGAAWGMLEGQMWLFYIVTIIVVVGIIYFFHKEAKGSKLLSASLMFLLGGAIGNFIDRLVRKEVVDFIDVLIPVINYDFPIFNVADAALTVGVVFIILHVIADEKKNKKKVT, via the coding sequence TTGATACTTTATTATGGGTTGGCTATTTTTTTAATATTGCTCGATCAACTGACAAAATGGCTTGTTGTGCAGAACATGAATCTTGGGGAGCGAATCCCCATCGCGGAACCTTATTTGGCACTCTTATCGCACCGGAATAAAGGAGCGGCATGGGGAATGCTGGAAGGGCAGATGTGGTTATTTTATATCGTCACAATAATAGTTGTCGTCGGCATCATCTATTTTTTCCACAAAGAAGCGAAGGGCAGCAAATTATTAAGTGCCAGCCTGATGTTTTTATTGGGCGGAGCGATCGGAAACTTCATCGACCGATTAGTTCGGAAAGAGGTTGTTGACTTCATTGATGTCCTCATCCCTGTCATCAATTATGACTTTCCAATATTCAACGTGGCCGACGCAGCATTGACGGTCGGCGTCGTCTTTATTATCCTTCACGTCATTGCAGATGAAAAAAAGAACAAGAAAAAGGTGACATAA
- a CDS encoding dihydroorotase — protein MEKIIKSAYVLNDEGEMVLTDVRIEGERITEIGADLNIENSEVIDGEGLLLAPGFIDVHVHLREPGGEHKETIETGTLAAAKGGYTTICAMPNTRPVPDTKENLSLVNNLIAENAHIRVLPYASITIREAGKERTNLKELKENGAFAFTDDGVGIQQAGMMYEAMQDAAKIGMPIVAHCEDNTLIYGGAMHEGKRNKELGLPGIPSIAESVHIARDILLAEAAGAHYHVCHVSTKESVRVIRDAKKAGVHVTAEVSPHHLILLEDDIPGDDADWKMNPPLRGLEDLHALREGLMDGTLDFIATDHAPHTAEEKNAGFEKAPFGITGLETAFPLLYTHFVKKGEWTLKQLIDWMTEKPADVFGLPYGKIKVGAQADLVLLDLNKEQTIDRKTFLSKGKNTPFDGWTCAGWPVTTIYGGNIVWQDQPDNMPKQQVIL, from the coding sequence ATGGAGAAAATCATTAAGAGTGCCTATGTATTGAATGACGAAGGTGAAATGGTTCTGACGGATGTCCGTATCGAGGGAGAGAGGATAACTGAAATCGGCGCTGATTTAAATATTGAAAATTCTGAAGTCATTGATGGAGAAGGCCTTTTGTTGGCACCTGGATTCATCGATGTACACGTCCATTTGCGCGAACCTGGCGGTGAGCATAAAGAGACGATTGAAACGGGGACTCTCGCGGCAGCTAAAGGCGGTTATACGACAATTTGCGCCATGCCGAATACAAGACCTGTCCCCGACACGAAGGAGAATTTATCGCTTGTCAATAACTTGATTGCTGAGAACGCACATATACGCGTTCTTCCATACGCCTCCATTACAATAAGGGAAGCCGGAAAAGAACGGACGAACTTGAAAGAGCTGAAGGAGAACGGCGCTTTCGCGTTCACAGATGACGGTGTAGGCATCCAGCAGGCGGGAATGATGTATGAGGCAATGCAGGATGCAGCCAAGATCGGCATGCCGATTGTAGCTCATTGTGAAGATAATACGTTGATATACGGCGGAGCGATGCACGAAGGGAAGCGCAACAAGGAACTCGGACTTCCAGGCATCCCATCCATCGCTGAATCGGTCCATATCGCAAGAGATATTCTTCTCGCCGAAGCAGCTGGCGCTCATTATCATGTGTGTCATGTCAGCACAAAAGAATCGGTGAGGGTCATCCGTGATGCGAAGAAGGCGGGGGTTCATGTGACGGCTGAAGTGAGTCCGCATCATCTTATTCTCTTGGAAGATGATATCCCTGGTGATGACGCGGATTGGAAGATGAATCCACCTTTACGCGGGCTAGAGGATTTGCATGCACTGCGGGAAGGGCTGATGGATGGAACATTGGATTTCATTGCGACAGATCATGCTCCTCACACGGCGGAAGAGAAAAATGCAGGGTTTGAAAAGGCGCCTTTTGGCATAACAGGGTTGGAAACGGCATTCCCTCTTCTTTACACACATTTTGTGAAAAAGGGCGAATGGACGTTGAAGCAATTGATTGATTGGATGACAGAAAAACCTGCCGACGTATTCGGGTTGCCTTACGGAAAGATTAAAGTTGGAGCGCAAGCCGACCTCGTCCTGCTTGACTTAAATAAAGAACAGACAATCGACCGGAAAACGTTTTTGTCGAAAGGGAAAAATACACCGTTCGATGGCTGGACTTGCGCGGGTTGGCCTGTAACGACAATCTACGGAGGAAACATCGTTTGGCAGGATCAACCGGATAATATGCCAAAACAGCAGGTGATCTTATGA
- the pyrF gene encoding orotidine-5'-phosphate decarboxylase: MKTSPIIALDFDSSQQVFDFLQPFESDINVKVGMQLYYKEGPAIISELKERGFDIFLDLKLHDIPNTVKSAMEVLASLGVDLVNVHAAGGKTMMEAALEGLDKGTPAGMKRPAIIGVTQLTSTDERQVREEQLIESSLQESVLHYAKITKDAGLDGVVCSVQEAAIISEVCGRDFLKVTPGIRLPESGAHDQKRIATPEEARREGSTHIVVGRAITGATDPRSAYQQINARWRGVI; the protein is encoded by the coding sequence ATGAAAACATCCCCGATCATTGCGTTAGATTTTGATTCATCACAACAGGTTTTTGACTTTCTACAACCATTCGAAAGCGACATCAATGTGAAAGTCGGCATGCAGCTTTATTACAAGGAAGGTCCCGCCATCATTTCTGAATTGAAAGAGCGTGGTTTCGATATATTCCTGGATTTGAAGCTCCATGACATTCCGAATACAGTGAAGTCAGCAATGGAAGTGCTGGCTAGTTTAGGAGTGGACTTGGTTAACGTTCATGCAGCCGGCGGAAAGACGATGATGGAAGCTGCACTGGAAGGGCTTGATAAAGGGACGCCAGCCGGAATGAAGCGTCCTGCGATCATAGGCGTCACTCAATTGACGTCTACAGATGAGCGGCAAGTGAGGGAAGAACAGCTTATAGAAAGTTCTCTTCAAGAATCCGTCCTTCATTACGCAAAGATCACGAAAGATGCTGGGTTGGATGGAGTCGTTTGTTCAGTACAAGAGGCGGCAATCATTTCTGAAGTTTGCGGACGGGATTTCCTGAAAGTCACCCCTGGTATCCGACTTCCGGAAAGTGGAGCGCATGACCAGAAAAGGATTGCGACACCTGAGGAAGCAAGGCGAGAAGGATCAACTCATATCGTAGTCGGCAGGGCGATTACAGGTGCAACGGATCCCCGTTCGGCTTACCAACAAATTAACGCAAGATGGAGAGGGGTAATCTAA
- the ileS gene encoding isoleucine--tRNA ligase — protein MDYKDTLLMPKTEFPMRGNLPNKEPDMQAKWEEMNIYEKVQKRTEGRPFFVLHDGPPYANGDLHMGHALNKVLKDMIVRHKSMTGFHAPYVPGWDTHGLPIEQALVNKGVNRKELSVAEFRKMCEEYAYSQIDSQRSQFKRIGVRGNWENPYITLKPEFEARQIQVFGEMAKKGYIYKGLKPVYWSPSSESALAEAEIEYKDKKSPSIYVAFPIKDGRGVVSEDVKIVIWTTTPWTIPANLGISVHPEFTYAIVNVEGNKFLMAKDLVEFVAKEIGWESYEVVTELKGSDLDRVIAKHPLYNRDSLVMLGEHVTAEAGTGCVHTAPGHGEDDFYVSKQYGIDALSPINDRGVMTDEAPGFEGLFYEDANKEVTKRLEEEGALLKLSFITHSYPHDWRTKKPVIFRATAQWFASIESFRSELLEAIRNTKFTPSWGETRLYNMVRDRGDWCISRQRVWGVPIPVFYAENGEAILTDETIAHVAKLFREHGSNIWFEREAKDLLPEGFKHEGSPNGQFSKETDIMDVWFDSGSTHQGVLVERDDLVYPADLYLEGSDQYRGWFNSSLTTSVAINGIAPYKGLLSHGFTLDGEGRKMSKSLGNVIVPSKVMNQLGADILRLWVSSVDYTADVRVSDSNFKQVSEVYRKIRNTLRFLHGNVADFNPASDRVEFNDMRPIDQYVYVKLQDLINEVLEAYEKYEFAGVYHAVNNFCTGELSSFYLDIAKDVVYIEGVDHPHRRAMQTVMYDSLLALLKLLTPIIPHTTDELWAYLEHVEEESVQLTDMPQAEDLGDQADALRERFGQLMLVRDDVLKALEEARNAKVIGKSLEAKVTVALPEKMAGIFAANDIDYAQFFIVSKFVEGEEGSLPSEALKLDSATVLVEKADGEKCDRCWTISETVGTDSDHPELCSRCAEVVKKYYS, from the coding sequence ATGGATTACAAAGACACATTGCTCATGCCGAAAACAGAATTTCCGATGCGTGGCAACTTGCCAAACAAAGAACCTGATATGCAAGCGAAATGGGAAGAAATGAACATCTACGAAAAAGTGCAAAAACGGACCGAAGGACGCCCATTCTTCGTTCTTCACGACGGACCGCCATATGCGAATGGTGATTTGCACATGGGGCATGCACTGAACAAAGTGCTGAAAGACATGATCGTTCGTCATAAATCGATGACCGGCTTCCACGCACCTTACGTGCCGGGCTGGGATACACACGGTCTTCCAATCGAGCAAGCTCTCGTCAACAAAGGCGTCAATCGTAAGGAGCTTTCTGTCGCCGAATTCAGAAAGATGTGCGAGGAGTATGCTTACAGTCAAATCGACAGCCAACGTTCCCAATTTAAACGTATCGGCGTACGTGGCAACTGGGAAAATCCGTATATCACTTTAAAGCCTGAATTTGAAGCAAGGCAAATCCAAGTATTCGGCGAGATGGCTAAGAAAGGCTATATTTACAAAGGTCTGAAGCCTGTCTACTGGTCCCCTTCAAGTGAATCGGCATTAGCTGAGGCGGAAATCGAATACAAAGATAAAAAATCACCTTCCATTTACGTTGCATTCCCGATCAAGGACGGTCGCGGTGTTGTAAGCGAAGATGTAAAAATCGTCATCTGGACGACGACGCCTTGGACGATTCCTGCAAACCTCGGAATTTCAGTCCATCCAGAATTCACTTACGCAATCGTCAATGTGGAAGGAAATAAGTTCCTCATGGCGAAAGATCTCGTTGAGTTTGTTGCGAAAGAAATCGGCTGGGAATCGTATGAAGTTGTTACTGAGCTAAAAGGTTCAGATCTGGACAGGGTAATTGCGAAACACCCGCTATACAATCGTGATTCTCTAGTCATGTTAGGTGAGCATGTCACGGCCGAGGCTGGAACGGGCTGTGTTCATACTGCTCCTGGGCATGGTGAAGACGACTTCTACGTGTCAAAACAATATGGTATCGACGCATTGTCTCCAATCAATGACCGAGGTGTCATGACTGATGAGGCGCCTGGCTTTGAAGGATTATTTTATGAAGATGCAAATAAAGAAGTGACGAAAAGATTGGAAGAAGAAGGAGCTCTGTTGAAACTCTCCTTCATCACTCACTCGTATCCACACGATTGGCGTACGAAAAAACCGGTCATTTTCCGCGCGACAGCACAATGGTTCGCATCCATCGAATCATTCCGTAGTGAATTGCTTGAAGCGATCCGCAATACAAAGTTCACTCCTTCATGGGGCGAGACACGTTTGTACAATATGGTGCGCGACCGTGGCGACTGGTGTATTTCACGCCAGCGTGTGTGGGGAGTTCCGATTCCGGTATTTTATGCGGAAAATGGAGAAGCCATCCTTACTGATGAAACGATTGCACATGTTGCAAAACTGTTCAGGGAACATGGTTCAAATATTTGGTTTGAAAGGGAAGCGAAAGACCTGCTTCCGGAAGGTTTCAAGCATGAAGGCAGCCCGAATGGCCAATTTTCAAAAGAGACGGATATTATGGACGTCTGGTTCGATTCCGGTTCTACACATCAAGGCGTGTTAGTGGAAAGGGACGATCTCGTCTATCCAGCTGACTTGTACTTGGAAGGCTCCGACCAATATCGTGGATGGTTCAACTCATCCTTGACGACAAGTGTCGCCATCAATGGAATCGCTCCATACAAAGGGCTACTGAGCCACGGATTCACATTGGATGGGGAAGGACGCAAAATGAGCAAGTCGCTCGGCAACGTCATCGTACCTTCAAAAGTGATGAATCAACTAGGTGCCGATATCCTTCGTCTATGGGTGTCGTCCGTCGATTATACGGCAGATGTACGGGTTTCCGATTCGAACTTCAAGCAAGTATCGGAAGTATACCGCAAGATCCGAAATACGCTCCGCTTCCTGCATGGAAACGTTGCAGATTTCAATCCGGCTTCTGACCGTGTTGAATTCAATGATATGCGTCCGATCGACCAATACGTTTATGTGAAGTTGCAAGATTTGATCAATGAAGTCCTTGAAGCTTACGAGAAATACGAGTTTGCAGGCGTCTATCATGCAGTGAACAATTTCTGTACAGGCGAATTGAGCTCGTTCTATCTAGATATTGCAAAAGACGTCGTTTATATTGAAGGCGTCGATCATCCGCACCGCCGTGCGATGCAGACCGTCATGTACGATTCACTTCTCGCTCTGTTGAAACTATTGACGCCGATCATCCCACATACGACGGATGAGCTATGGGCATATCTAGAGCATGTCGAAGAGGAAAGCGTACAGTTGACTGACATGCCGCAAGCGGAAGACCTTGGAGATCAAGCAGACGCACTTCGCGAGCGTTTCGGCCAATTGATGCTTGTGCGCGATGATGTTTTGAAGGCGCTTGAAGAGGCAAGAAATGCAAAAGTGATCGGTAAATCGCTCGAAGCGAAAGTGACCGTTGCCTTGCCAGAAAAGATGGCCGGCATCTTTGCGGCGAACGATATCGATTACGCTCAATTCTTCATCGTTTCCAAATTCGTGGAAGGCGAAGAAGGTAGTTTGCCATCAGAAGCGCTAAAACTTGACTCCGCAACTGTTCTTGTAGAAAAAGCGGACGGTGAAAAATGTGACCGCTGCTGGACGATTTCTGAAACTGTCGGCACAGATTCAGACCATCCAGAGCTATGCTCACGTTGTGCTGAAGTCGTGAAAAAATATTATTCATAA
- a CDS encoding RluA family pseudouridine synthase, translating into MEPHEIVITEEHGTGRIDKVLSEINADWSRTQIQQWMKDGAVLVNEAIVKSNYKVKTGDVIQVMEPELEELDIVAEDLNLEIVYEDTDVLVVNKPRGMVVHPAPGHATGTLVNGLMYQVKDLSGINGVMRPGIVHRIDKDTSGLLMVAKNDQAHVSLVNQLVEKSVTRIYTALVHGHIPHDQGTIDAPIGRDPKDRQSMTVIDKGKHAVTHFKVLDRFGDFTLVECRLETGRTHQIRVHMKYIGYPLAGDPKYGPKKTIDFNGQALHAGTIGFKHPRTGEYLEFTQPLPEDFRALIEKMRT; encoded by the coding sequence ATGGAACCGCACGAAATTGTAATAACAGAAGAACATGGAACCGGCAGAATTGATAAAGTGCTATCGGAAATCAATGCAGATTGGTCCCGCACGCAAATCCAGCAATGGATGAAGGACGGGGCAGTTCTCGTAAATGAAGCAATCGTAAAATCAAACTATAAAGTGAAAACTGGGGATGTCATCCAAGTGATGGAGCCTGAACTCGAGGAGCTCGACATCGTAGCGGAAGATCTCAATCTGGAAATCGTCTATGAAGATACGGATGTGCTTGTCGTGAACAAACCTCGCGGAATGGTGGTCCACCCAGCGCCTGGGCATGCTACGGGCACTCTTGTGAACGGTTTAATGTATCAAGTGAAAGACCTTTCGGGAATAAACGGCGTCATGCGTCCGGGGATTGTCCATCGGATTGACAAAGACACTTCAGGCTTGCTCATGGTAGCCAAAAATGATCAAGCGCATGTATCACTCGTCAATCAGCTCGTCGAGAAATCGGTAACACGCATTTACACAGCACTCGTCCACGGTCATATCCCACATGACCAAGGTACGATCGACGCACCGATCGGAAGGGATCCGAAAGATCGGCAAAGCATGACAGTTATAGACAAAGGGAAGCATGCTGTCACCCACTTCAAAGTGTTGGACCGTTTCGGCGATTTTACGTTGGTGGAATGCCGTCTGGAGACTGGAAGGACCCACCAAATACGGGTGCATATGAAGTACATCGGTTATCCGCTTGCAGGTGATCCGAAATATGGTCCGAAAAAGACAATCGACTTCAACGGACAAGCATTGCACGCTGGCACGATCGGCTTCAAACACCCTCGCACCGGGGAGTACTTGGAGTTTACACAGCCTTTGCCGGAAGACTTTAGAGCATTGATTGAAAAAATGCGTACTTAA
- a CDS encoding dihydroorotate dehydrogenase electron transfer subunit, whose amino-acid sequence MIIQDRMRVNGQQKIAENIFEMKLTGKLVREINSPGQFVHIRVSDSFEPLLRRPISIASIDAEKNEMTIIYRAEGRGTTLLSMKNAGDEIDVLGPLGNGFPVKETSPGETAILIGGGIGVPPLYELSKQLTAKGVTCIHVLGFQTADVSFYEEEFTRLGETYIATVDGTKGTLGFVTNVMEAIGADFATYYSCGPMPMLNAVQTAYTGKKGFLSFEQRMGCGIGACFACVCETTDNTDKEYVKVCSDGPVFPAGVVSI is encoded by the coding sequence ATGATAATCCAAGATCGGATGCGAGTGAACGGTCAACAGAAAATCGCAGAGAACATCTTTGAAATGAAACTCACCGGCAAGCTGGTAAGGGAAATCAATTCCCCTGGCCAGTTTGTCCATATCCGTGTATCGGATTCATTCGAACCTTTGTTGAGAAGACCGATTTCCATCGCTTCCATTGATGCGGAAAAGAACGAAATGACAATTATCTATCGTGCTGAGGGACGAGGCACTACGCTACTATCCATGAAAAATGCCGGTGACGAAATCGATGTCCTCGGTCCTTTAGGAAATGGTTTCCCTGTAAAAGAAACGTCTCCCGGTGAAACCGCGATACTCATTGGTGGAGGGATCGGGGTGCCGCCTTTGTACGAATTATCGAAGCAGCTGACTGCGAAGGGAGTTACATGCATCCATGTGCTAGGCTTCCAGACAGCGGATGTGTCGTTTTATGAAGAGGAATTCACACGGTTGGGCGAGACATATATTGCAACTGTCGATGGTACAAAAGGGACCCTGGGTTTTGTGACGAATGTGATGGAAGCGATCGGAGCCGACTTTGCAACATACTATAGCTGCGGTCCGATGCCGATGCTGAATGCTGTGCAAACAGCATACACCGGCAAAAAAGGATTCCTCTCTTTCGAACAGCGGATGGGGTGCGGAATTGGGGCTTGCTTTGCATGCGTTTGTGAAACGACTGACAATACGGATAAAGAGTACGTTAAAGTTTGTTCGGATGGTCCAGTATTTCCAGCAGGGGTGGTATCGATATGA
- a CDS encoding uracil-xanthine permease family protein, with translation MNDNKVLDVLDKPAPGRWLALSLQHMFAMFGATILVPQLVGLSPAIALLTSGIATIIFVLVTRFKVPAYLGSSFAFIAPIQVATSTGGIGSAMIGSMFVALVYAIVSLVIWTTGSGWIMKFLPPIVVGPVIMVIGLALAPTAVSMASTIQVNGESQYNLLHFSAAIVTLAAAIICLMFFRGVISLMPVLIGIIVGYIYSAAIGILDFTKVHEAAWFEIPEFLIPGIDYEFVITPALLAIMVPISIVTISEHIGHQLVLGRVVDKDFIKDPGLNRSLLGDGLGTLISGILGGPPKTTYGENIGVMAITRVYSVYVIIGAAVFAILFSFIGKLMAVIATIPQAVLGGISILLFGIIASSGLRMLVDHKVDFGQQRNLVIASVILVIGIGGASIHISETFQVGGMALAAIVGVLLNLILPGRSNDSLADS, from the coding sequence ATGAATGACAACAAAGTGTTAGACGTACTCGACAAGCCGGCTCCAGGGAGATGGCTTGCCCTCAGTTTGCAGCATATGTTTGCAATGTTCGGGGCGACGATCCTCGTGCCGCAATTAGTCGGCTTAAGCCCTGCCATCGCGTTATTGACAAGTGGGATAGCGACAATCATCTTTGTCCTTGTTACAAGGTTCAAAGTTCCCGCGTACTTAGGTTCATCCTTTGCCTTCATTGCGCCAATCCAAGTGGCGACGAGCACAGGCGGAATCGGAAGCGCAATGATCGGCAGCATGTTTGTCGCTCTCGTATATGCAATCGTATCATTGGTAATATGGACGACGGGCTCCGGATGGATCATGAAATTCCTTCCGCCAATCGTCGTCGGTCCGGTCATTATGGTGATTGGATTAGCGTTAGCGCCAACGGCAGTAAGCATGGCAAGTACAATCCAAGTGAATGGTGAATCGCAATATAATCTCCTGCATTTCTCGGCCGCAATTGTCACATTGGCAGCGGCGATCATCTGCCTCATGTTCTTTAGAGGAGTAATCAGTCTGATGCCTGTTTTGATCGGAATAATCGTCGGTTACATTTACTCTGCGGCCATCGGAATATTGGACTTCACAAAAGTGCATGAAGCTGCCTGGTTTGAAATACCAGAATTTCTGATTCCGGGAATAGACTATGAATTTGTCATCACCCCGGCATTACTGGCAATCATGGTTCCGATATCAATCGTTACGATTTCAGAGCATATCGGACACCAGCTCGTACTCGGCCGCGTCGTCGATAAAGATTTTATTAAAGACCCAGGTTTAAACCGGTCGCTTTTAGGAGATGGACTTGGAACACTCATTAGCGGAATACTTGGCGGTCCACCGAAGACGACATACGGTGAAAACATTGGAGTCATGGCGATTACACGTGTTTATAGTGTCTATGTCATTATTGGCGCAGCGGTGTTCGCAATATTGTTCTCCTTCATCGGGAAACTGATGGCAGTTATCGCGACAATCCCTCAAGCGGTGCTTGGCGGAATCTCAATATTGCTGTTCGGAATCATTGCTTCATCCGGACTGAGGATGCTCGTCGATCACAAAGTCGATTTTGGGCAGCAACGGAATCTCGTCATCGCTTCGGTCATTCTCGTCATCGGCATCGGCGGTGCTTCCATCCATATTAGCGAAACGTTCCAGGTCGGAGGAATGGCGCTTGCTGCAATTGTCGGTGTACTCTTAAACCTCATCTTGCCGGGCAGGTCGAATGATAGCTTGGCAGATAGTTAA
- the pyrR gene encoding bifunctional pyr operon transcriptional regulator/uracil phosphoribosyltransferase PyrR, which yields MTEKAIILDEQAISRAVTRIAYEIIEKNKGIDGCILVGIKTRGAVLARRLSDRIKQIEGRPILTGELDITLYRDDLQMKHENKEPLVHQVDIQHDVTEKKVILVDDVLFTGRTVRAAMDAVIDLGRPAAIQLAVLVDRGHRELPIRPDYVGKNIPTSNDERVVVNVIEEDGTDGVTIHKK from the coding sequence ATGACGGAAAAAGCAATCATTCTTGACGAGCAGGCAATATCACGGGCGGTGACGAGAATCGCCTACGAAATTATCGAAAAGAATAAAGGAATCGACGGATGTATCCTCGTTGGTATTAAAACGAGGGGGGCTGTACTTGCGAGACGGCTTTCAGATAGAATCAAGCAAATTGAAGGAAGACCGATTTTAACAGGCGAACTGGATATTACGTTATACAGGGATGACCTTCAAATGAAACATGAAAATAAGGAACCTCTCGTTCACCAAGTCGACATCCAACACGACGTTACGGAAAAGAAAGTGATCCTTGTCGATGATGTCCTTTTCACGGGAAGAACAGTGAGAGCGGCGATGGATGCTGTCATCGATTTAGGAAGACCCGCTGCGATACAACTAGCTGTTCTCGTCGACAGAGGCCATCGTGAATTGCCGATCCGTCCTGATTATGTCGGTAAGAACATTCCTACATCGAATGATGAGCGGGTAGTCGTCAACGTCATTGAAGAAGATGGAACAGACGGCGTGACAATCCATAAAAAATAA